In Miscanthus floridulus cultivar M001 chromosome 19, ASM1932011v1, whole genome shotgun sequence, the DNA window GCCAGTTTAGCTCACGGTGTAGTAGCGCAAAACTATCTTTGAGGTTGTGCACCTGTCTTAGTAGCTCAAAGTTACCCACCCATAACCAACCTTGCAATTTCTTATAAATCTTTCTGATGACATGGAGTAAATCCCAAACATCTTCAAAACAAAATAATTGAATGATATAGTAAGAGGACCTGGAGTATCTTTGCGGTGCAGATTTGATGTGTTTGAGGCCGCTGAAGCCTCTTATTAGAACAAACCGATCAAGTGTGTCATCATCTTGGGTGTCATAGTCAGAAACCCTCTTTGGTGTCTCTGGATCCTTCTCATCCTGTGCTTGTAACAGTAACCTCTGGTCATACACACAATCTTCTTCGTCCTCTTTAACCTGGTCTTCCTAGACATCCTCTTGCTCCTCTCCATCCTCTTCAGAGTCATCGAATGCAGACGGCATCCAATTGTTCTTGGAGCAGAACATCATCTCGGTAGTTTATCTCTTCCTCATCAACAGCCCTGATCCTCTCTAGCATATATTGTACATGAGTCAAGATCTTCGTAGTTGACCAGACAAGGAACAACTGCAACTCAACCATTGAGAAATTTGAGTGTTGTTGTGCTAGCATCAGCATAGTAATGAATGATGGGTGGCTAGAGACTAGTCCTGTCCACAACCAGCTGTGATAACAATGCATGGAGTGATTGAATCATATCTTTGTCTAAATAGTGCTCTTGGAACGACCTAGAGAGGCAACTTAATCGGGTGTTGAGTTGTCCAAATGTTCTCGGCAGCCGTGCTGCTTGCAGCAGATGCTTGAAATTGCCTATCCAATACCACCTCTCCTCTTCCCATGACATCCTGATCCCATCCAATAGATCCATGTTATGTACAAAGCAGAACGATACAACGATGTACTCGGAACTCTGAGCATACTTGAGTGGATATGATCTGATGTGACGAATATCCTCCAAACCTCTTATGGCAATTGGTCCTCTTCACCGCCCTCTTCCCCATCCTCCGACTCGAGGTGCTCTGGCACGATGACCGGGCCCTCCCTTTCCCCATCCTCTGCGACAACGACTAGGGCGTCCGTGGGCTCAGCACCAACAATCGTCGGTGGGTCCGTGGGCTCTGGATCGGGGAAGCCCTAAAACTCAATCGCGAAGGCGTTGAACCCTAACGGGTTatcggcggcggcgtggtggctgTGGTCCTGCTAGCCGTCGTCCGCTGGCTCGAGGTGCCAGGTGCCCACCATGGGTGCTGGGTGCGGTGGCAACACGGGGAAGCTGTCGGGCAGAGACGGCAAGGGCATGTCAACGTTGTCATCGGCGACCTCCTGCTCGCCATCGAGGAGGCGCGGCGATGTGATCCCGCCATCTCCGGGCAACGAGGGTAAGCAATTATTAACATCTAATACAACAACATTAGCCAGCAATTATTAACATCTTTGACAGTTGAGCATTATCATGCATCCCAGTACTGTTAAGAGATCATCATAAGCTTTAGCAATTTTTACTTATCAGTAAAGATGAAACGGACAACAAAGAAATGGCTTGGACATCCTTGCACGAATTGTATAAAGTACAAAAAAGAACAAATGCAACCAATAATATATGTGTTATTTCACCATTTGCAGCATCATATTTAAATGGCCGGAACAGTAATGTGCTTGTACAATACAACATTCTGAGTTACAACATACAACAGCACATGTTGATCACTGGCACCCCAAAGGACCTTCAAAATGAGATCAAAATTTAAGGGACTGCCAACACCGACCTAGCCAAAGCCTCAATCAACATGATCATCTACTACAGCCTGATTGTTCGAGAACAATGGTTCCCTTTTCTTGGGGAAACCAGGGGGTTCCATACCTGGGCCCCGGTACTTGATCTCTGGAGTACCCCTAAGACCAGGCTCAGCCGAAGCAGGTCGGTATTGGATTCCAGATGCCCCCGCATATCTAGTAGGGGACACATACCTTCTTGGAGCACTCCTCAGTGCCCCACCCCGCAGATCCACAGCCCTAGTAGCATCAGAATAACCTCGGTCAGTAGTTCTTGCAGTGGCATCCACATAGCTTCTATCGCTGGCTCTTGATGTTCCATCTACATAGCCCCGATCACTACTTCTTGCTGCACTGTCTGCAAAGGCTCGGTCACTAGTTGGATGATTCAGAAGGCTCCCCGTTGGTGCTGTTACAGAGGTGTTAAATGTCTCCTCTGGTGTCCATCCCAGAGAatccttctttttcacatatACTTGCCAAATGCCAATCAAGAATAGGAGGAAAAGCAGGGCCGGTCCACTCCATACCACAGCATTGCTCTCTGGCTTGTACACCGGGAAGTTGGACCTATAGATGGCAATGTGGCCATCCCCAAGACCCAAGATCACCAGCTTCTCCCGGTCTGCCGCAATAACAGGCTTCCCAGCTGGCTCGGCGGGCAGCACGCCACCAGAACCCGCAAACACAGATTTGATGTCCTTGATGGTTGTGGCAAACAGGGGCCGAGGCGCACCGACTCTCCCATAATACTGAGACGAGGTGTTGAAGACAAGGATTTTATCATGGCTCGCAACCAAAAGGTACCCCTTGATCGTCTGTATGGCAACAGGGTTGTCAATCTCAGATTTCTTGACGGCACGTACCCGGCATTTGAGGCTGGAAACATCACCAAGCAGCAGGACATGCACGAGATCACCAGCTTCAGTGAAGCCATAGGCCTTGAATCGCTCAGAGGGGTCGAAAGAGTAGGCCTTAACGCTGGTGCCATTGAGTGCTTCAGCAAGGCCCTCGCAGGACGTCTCCCGGACGGACATGGAGCGGAGGTCGAGGGAGGCAGCTCCGGCCTCGGTGAGGAAGAGGAGGCGCTGCTTGACAAAGGCGAGAGGCGTGGACGAGGCGATGGCGGTGCCGTAGAGCGTGCCGTTCTCGGTGAAGACGCGGATGCGGCCGCCGGCGTCGCAGGAGAGCACGTAGCGCGCGCGTCCGGCGTGGTGGGCCTCGAGGTGGACGACGGGGGAGGCGTCGAGGCCGCGGACGAGGAggcgggaggaggcggcggcgagggTGAGCCAGTCGTCGCCGTGCGGGGACGACTCGATGAGGCGGTGCGCGGCGATGGAGCCGTCGGCGTGGCCCGTGAAGAGGAGGCAGTCGGTGCGGCGCGGCGAGAGGTAGGCGAGGAGCGCGGTGACGCGGGACTTGCCGCCTCCTCCGGCGGCGGCCTCGAGCTCGAGCAGCGCGTCGCCCGCGGCGGAGAAGACGAAGACGCGGCCCCGGGAGTCCCCGACGGCGAAGTACTTGGTGCGCCCGTCGGCGTCCTCGTACGGcagcgcggccgccgccgcggcgtacGCGCCCTCCCCGAGCCGCGCGGCCGCCGCGAAGTGGAAGCGTTCGGACCAGACGGGGCGGCGCTTGGTGACCGCCACGCCCTGCGGGGAGCGCCGGTCCCCGACGGCCGCCGCCGGGGCGGCCGGCGGCGGGGGATCCGGGTCCGCGGATCTGGCGAGCGCGGACTCGAGCGCGTGGACGGACCTCGCGAGCGACTCCGCCAGCTCCTCCAGCCTCGCGAGCTGCGCCGCGTGCCGCTCCAACAGCGCGGCCTCGGCCGCCCCCGCCACCGGCGCCGCGGCCGGCACCGGCGCTTCCTCCGACGCGGCGGcgagcgggaggaggaggaggagggcggcgacGCGGTGGGGCATGGCTGTCAGTGGCGGTGAGCGGGGAGCCGAGTAGGGTTTTATTTGAGTAGCTGGAGGCTGGATTGAGGGATCTGGGTGAGCTGGGGGAAAGTGGCAGGGAACGGGGGGTGCGGCGGGGGGCCACCTGTCAGCGAGGTGGTACGCACCGGCGGCTATGCATCGCGTCGCGCGTGCGGCGTGCTGGAACTGGAACTGGAACTGGAAGAAGGGCGTTGACTGTCAGCTTGTGTGGGGGCAGGATGTCAGTGGGGCGAGTGTAAGTAGTTTTTCAGATATCGGCCATTCACATTCATTCAGCCCTGCATGAACTTCATACTGGAAAAATGGCACAGACCAGCTTTCTTTTATCACATTTGTTTACGTACACATCTTGGTTTGGAACGACAAAACTTtacacaaaaaagaaaaaaagatgatCCCTGCCCTGCTCCATTACCTTGCTTATTGCATGTTGGATGCTGTGGAAACACGGAATGACAGACATAGGTTAAGCATATAGTATTGCTAACTTGCGCGCCATAAGCATAGAGTATGTAGTGTAGGTAAATAGGTCATGCATCACTGATTTATTTAGACAGCAAGGATGTTCCAATTTTGTTGCACATGGCTCTGAAACCTGAACCACAAGATCGGTAAGTAATTCAGTGCCGTACAACACCTGTTGAGCTAATCCAGACTCTGAACTTGTCACCAAGCAACAACTGGTAGATAAGAAACACACAGCATATGAGCACAAGCATCTGAAACTGAAATTGAACGCTGCAGGTGTCCCCAAACAACGCAACCTGAAACTGACCACTGCAGGTGTCCCCAAACTAAAACGCCACCTTCTTGGAAGACATAGCACAAGTTGCTCAAGCCATGGCCAGGATTCAGGACAGTGTGCCTAACAAACTAAAAGAAGAGGACATATCCTAAACTTTTGAGAAGATGCTGATTTGACAGAGATATATCCAATTTGTTTTCTCAAGAGTTTACAGCCTTAATTTAAACGATGATGAGTATCCATGGAGACGAACAGTTACATGTATGGCATCAGAAGCGATATAACAAGACAAGATTTATTGGCGTCGTATAGGATGACTATATACGCAACTATGGGTCATGGTGTTTTCATGGCCTAGAAAGTGGATGCTGAATCCTCCCCCAGCAGCTGCTTCACTTTGGTGATGTAATCATGTAATCGGTCATGGCTTACTCCTTTGATTTCCCTGTTCAGACAAACATTGCAAGGATGCATAATGGTCAACTGGGAGTATGTTCAGAGAAAGATTGTGCATTTGGAACAAACCTTCAACAGCCTTCCAAGCATCCCATTAACCCATTTGGTTCTCATTTTCAGGCTGAAAATGCCAGGACGCCCTGACAGATACAGAACAGGAAGGTTCAGCATGACGAATGTTAGTGGTCGATAAGCAAATTCATCTTGCTTCAGAAAGCTTTGTAATACAGATGCGTGCTTTGATGTTCATAACACTCATAGAAGTAGGTAGTAGCCCTTTTCTCCTCGAAAAAAAAAACGCTAACCCGAATCTGACGAcccgattttttttttaaaaaaaagtagaGTATGTCAATGTTCAATAATAAACAATGCAATGCAATCATCAGAAGATCTGCAGTTCATACAGTGATGTTTCGTAATGTAACCTGCTTGTGGGGATGGGATTTTTTTCTCAAAAATATTTATGAATTTTCTGCTATGCATGCATTAAACAAATACATATTTAATACATGTACGATGGTTACGACAATTTCATTAGTGAACTGCATTCATCTGCTTCTTCGTCGGAGAGAAGCAATGACAATTTCTCAATAAAAATACGGTAAAACAGGCGTCCGTCCTTCCGGATGGACCGTTCCATGCACCCACGTTTTTTTAATCCACGAGCTATCGGGTTGATTTGTTTTAAGCGTCCGGACGGACTGCTTTGCGCGCCGCACCCCGCGCATATCGGTGCTCCAGGCTACACCGGCTGCTCAGTGGACCCAGTTATATTTTAATCTATGGACGCAACATAAAACAAATATGTGCATGTACATGTATGTACGGAGGCCTTATCAGAAGTTCAGAACGTGAATACGTGACATGCATTATACCAGCTCCTGCCCGCCCGTTGTCGCCGCGCGCTGCTGCTGCGCTTGCGCATGCACGTGGGGGCCGCCGCGCCCACTTCGCTTCCCGCACGCATGCGGGGATCGCTGCACCCGACGGGACCACCTCCGTCTACGCCCACTTCCTGCGCCTGGTcgtgcaacacttgcaacacaaAAGCATTTGCTACGTccgaaacaaataaaacatttacaaagatacgcttgcaacatatgtgtggccgctacaacatatgcaacatatagataaaacacttgcaatatacgtttaaaacaactaaaacatttgaaacatacaatggcaacatacgtatatagccagtgcaacatatgcaacatctggataaaacacttgcaacatacgtttgaaactgccgaaacatttgaaacatacgctAGCAACATACTTGTATAGTCATTGTAGCATAtacaatatccagatgaaacacatgcaacactCAGGtgaaaacatacatctgaaacgcatAAAACATATGGAGCTAGATGCCGTGGATTGACGAAAAAAATTGGGCCAACACTCAGCTACCGTGCAGATGTGGGCCCGCGCTCCTCTCACAAACATGCAAGTGGCTTGGCCAGTCCTACAACTAGCTAAGCGCCTAAGCCGGTCGGCCAAAGCAACAACGTGGTAGGGGAAAATAGGCCTGGCAAGGGCAGGCACGGCAGAGAGGACTGCAACCCTAGGCGCGTGCGGCTAGGGGCCTGGCGATGGACCCGAACGAGTGCCGCACGTGCTCCTAGGGTGAGGACCCCGCTGTAACAACGCACCCCCTTTTTTATTGGTTGTAACGCGCGCAAGGtgggtccgtccgtccgtcctcaACCAAGATTTACCGTTTGAGAAATATATGTATGGCAAAGGTAGTTACCGAGATGTTGTATTTGATCAAAGTCACAACCAAACGAAGTAGTAAGGCTGTCTCCAACAGGAGACCTATTGTTgaacacaaacccaaaatgggtttCCAACACAATAgctatagcctccaacagagtacttaTATGGAAGACCCATTTTGGGTGTTAGAagaggcataacccaaatctgagtatcATCTCTCCTGGAGACCCATTTACAGAAAGGGTTGTCTTTTTGGTCTTGTTGTCGGAGAAGACCAgaaataggtattgaaccctttgtcagtagcgctacccaaaggacgaatagatcttgtattttgggtgtctTGTATTTTGGATCGCGGTTGTTGAAGACGGTCTAAGAGCCGTTTAGAAGATCAATTTGTGGGCGTTGCTGCAAAACTGATCATGCAAAGGCGCTTCTATGGCCTCACATTCTGATCATGACGCCGTGGCTTAACAAGGATCTTGTTTGATTTGCACACAGTAAATGAGGAGTGATTCTGTTTATGTGTGTGTTATATCACTGGACAAGAGTAgcaagcagagagagagagactccCACAGCATAACATAGGCCGTATATATAAATGAAGTGAAATAAAAACAGAGCTGGTCAAGTTCCTTAACAAATGGGTACATTCTCACAGGTCACTGATCATCACTGGAAGGGGCCTCTCCAAAACGAACAAGACTGATAAGGGACAACATATATTTAACTTTCCCTTGTTGCACCCTGCAGCCTTGGTTCGTCGACCAATGCTTCAGAAGTCAGAATACACAAGCATGTCTTCCATTCTCACTCACATCCCACAAGGAATAGCGAGCAAATCGAATTCTGGACGCCTGGCGAGTTTCTGTCTATTCTACATTTCTACCTCTACCCTAATCTATCAAAACTTATCCCAACCCCTTCACAGTACTGAGGGTATGCAGCCTCAACAGACCAATAGACCATGCAAGCTCTCAAGAGTCAAGACTGTCGGGCCTGTTCGGCTGCAGCCACCTGCAGCTGCTGGAGCAGTATTTTTGTGAGAGAGCCTGCAGCAGCAACAGCCGCTTTTTACCACAGATGAGGGGGTCTGATGCACCTCATTTCACCAGCTGCGTTGTCATGCCTCCACAGGACTGCTCCTGGCGACTTCTTGGTCTCCTTGCCTCCCTGTCGGTCTGCCTTGCCGAGTGCGAGGCCTACCTCGACTCTGCCCATTCGCCTGAGCTAAACGCTGCTTCCATAGAATTCTCCTGCGGAGATGCTCATCTCTTTCTACTGCCCGTACAACGGCTTTTGTGAGCCTCGACTCGACTATTTCCCACGACACAAGATTCTCTAGAATCGCAGAAACATAATCAGCCCTTCGATCCTGTAAGAATGAAATGGAAGCTAAACATGTCAGAGAAAATGTGCTATTTAACTGCTGGCAAACTACAAGGATCATTCTCCATCTAACCTCATAATCCAGGTAATATGCATGCTGTTCCCAGAGGTGAAGAGTATTGTTAGTAAAGATGCATTTTTaggaaaaaggaaaggaaaaatacATTTGCGAAAACTGTACCTCCCAAACATCAATCGCAAGGAGTGGCTGCCAAAGAAATAGATTCATGAGACTCCTGTGGATACATGAACTCATGGTGATATAAGGGGGGAAAAGTTGTGGAGTTGATACTCACAGAGTGGCCCCAGACAAGAGGGTTGATGGCATTTGGAGTCTTTGAGATGACCAGCCTACCATAATTGTCTGATGGGATTGGGCTTCTTGATTTCACATAAGGCAAACCGCTTCCTTTGTCTACAAGCAGTTAAAGAAAAGATTTATGTTCATCTGACCATCATGTGCAAGTTACATATTAGAAGAGTGAAGGTAAGAAGCATGGTCGTCAGCATCACTTACAGGAAAGCCAAACCCATCCAGAACCAAACTGAGTTAGTGCAGCATCCATGAATTGGCGGATCATACCCTCATAGGAGCCAAAGTCTCTATTAATAAACTTCAGAAGCCGTTCTGGTGGCTTGCCCCCACCGCCAGGTTTCATGGATCGCCAATAGAAATCATGGTTCCACACCTAAATACATGGCCTAGAATTAGccacttgaagcatacacaagtAACCACAGATGCCCCGCACACAATGGCCAATGGTACCTGTGCAGCATGGAAGAAGGGGGGATGGGGCTCCTCCCTGCCCTCATTGAAGGAGGCGAGCATCATCTGCCCCAGTGACATGCCTTCCCACTCACTACCACCGATCATGCCATTGAGCTGGTCCACGTGAATCTGCTGATGAACTCCCCAGTGCTGCTCCACCGTCTCCTTGCTTATGTATGGCTCCAGAGCATCCTACATTACCATCCTGTCTATCTGTCATTCCATTCGCTACTAATCTTAGCAAATCAGTGCTGAGTACATACCAAAGGATAAGGAAGTGGCTGCTGCTTTATCCACTCAAAATCCTCAGGCAGCGAAGAATCCAGTTCATCTTCGGTATCAACATCAGCGTCAATGGCATCATCAGCTGCAGCTTCAAGGTCTGCTTCGTCGTCAGTAGCATCACCATCGACACTGTCATCCTCGGTCACCACATCCACCTCATTGGCGCAATGAAATTTTGGGCAATTCCGTCCCCTCATCCTCTGTCCCTGACCAAAAGCATTCGCTGTATCACATCAAACTCAGCCTTGAAATCAAGTCGGAGAGGCCTCCTTGACAAAAGAAAAATGGTACAACTGACATGAAGATAGTGCTTCAGGTCCTTATTTTTACAGCTAAAGATGGCCGTACTCTTCTGAGATTTTTAAGAAAAAATGTAAAAAGACGTTGTAGATAACCTACTGGCTACTGCTTGGTATTGGAGATGGTTCAACAAGAGGTCAAAACATGACCTGTTATTGCACTAGAAAATAATCTCAAAAATAAAGTAAATGTTGTTGGCTCGTTGCACAGACGAACACAAGAACCACTTCCCAGTTCCCAGTGTCAACCGGGCCAATAACCGACCACAGGCTACATACAGCTCATAATAGCGCACAGATAACCAAACAAAGACAAGAATACCTCCCAATTCGAGCTACCAACTAATGAATGGCAAGGGGAGGAAGGAGGGACGGGGGAAAATACTCACCTCGGTGCCTCCTCTCCGCAGGATGACGAGACGGCGGCCAAGCCGCCGGGAGTCGCCGGCGGCGCGCAGGGAGCAGGATGCGACGCTGGAGGAGGCGACGAGACCGAGAGAGATGCCGCCCcccactgccactgccaccagCGCGGTGGACGCCATGGACGCGCTGCGCTTGGGGGACGGACGGGGAAGCCTTCCCTACTTCGGTTGCGAGCGAGGCAAGACGAGAAGTGGCGGACGGAGGGGATAAGCGCGGCCGCGGAGGGGAT includes these proteins:
- the LOC136529192 gene encoding superoxide dismutase [Fe] 1, chloroplastic-like isoform X2, producing the protein MASTALVAVAVGGGISLGLVASSSVASCSLRAAGDSRRLGRRLVILRRGGTERMRGRNCPKFHCANEVDVVTEDDSVDGDATDDEADLEAAADDAIDADVDTEDELDSSLPEDFEWIKQQPLPYPLDALEPYISKETVEQHWGVHQQIHVDQLNGMIGGSEWEGMSLGQMMLASFNEGREEPHPPFFHAAQVWNHDFYWRSMKPGGGGKPPERLLKFINRDFGSYEGMIRQFMDAALTQFGSGWVWLSYKGSGLPYVKSRSPIPSDNYGRLVISKTPNAINPLVWGHSPLLAIDVWEHAYYLDYEDRRADYVSAILENLVSWEIVESRLTKAVVRAVERDEHLRRRILWKQRLAQANGQSRGRPRTRQGRPTGRQGDQEVARSSPVEA
- the LOC136527865 gene encoding uncharacterized membrane protein At1g75140-like; translation: MPHRVAALLLLLPLAAASEEAPVPAAAPVAGAAEAALLERHAAQLARLEELAESLARSVHALESALARSADPDPPPPAAPAAAVGDRRSPQGVAVTKRRPVWSERFHFAAAARLGEGAYAAAAAALPYEDADGRTKYFAVGDSRGRVFVFSAAGDALLELEAAAGGGGKSRVTALLAYLSPRRTDCLLFTGHADGSIAAHRLIESSPHGDDWLTLAAASSRLLVRGLDASPVVHLEAHHAGRARYVLSCDAGGRIRVFTENGTLYGTAIASSTPLAFVKQRLLFLTEAGAASLDLRSMSVRETSCEGLAEALNGTSVKAYSFDPSERFKAYGFTEAGDLVHVLLLGDVSSLKCRVRAVKKSEIDNPVAIQTIKGYLLVASHDKILVFNTSSQYYGRVGAPRPLFATTIKDIKSVFAGSGGVLPAEPAGKPVIAADREKLVILGLGDGHIAIYRSNFPVYKPESNAVVWSGPALLFLLFLIGIWQVYVKKKDSLGWTPEETFNTSVTAPTGSLLNHPTSDRAFADSAARSSDRGYVDGTSRASDRSYVDATARTTDRGYSDATRAVDLRGGALRSAPRRYVSPTRYAGASGIQYRPASAEPGLRGTPEIKYRGPGMEPPGFPKKREPLFSNNQAVVDDHVD
- the LOC136529192 gene encoding superoxide dismutase [Fe] 1, chloroplastic-like isoform X1; the encoded protein is MASTALVAVAVGGGISLGLVASSSVASCSLRAAGDSRRLGRRLVILRRGGTEGQRMRGRNCPKFHCANEVDVVTEDDSVDGDATDDEADLEAAADDAIDADVDTEDELDSSLPEDFEWIKQQPLPYPLDALEPYISKETVEQHWGVHQQIHVDQLNGMIGGSEWEGMSLGQMMLASFNEGREEPHPPFFHAAQVWNHDFYWRSMKPGGGGKPPERLLKFINRDFGSYEGMIRQFMDAALTQFGSGWVWLSYKGSGLPYVKSRSPIPSDNYGRLVISKTPNAINPLVWGHSPLLAIDVWEHAYYLDYEDRRADYVSAILENLVSWEIVESRLTKAVVRAVERDEHLRRRILWKQRLAQANGQSRGRPRTRQGRPTGRQGDQEVARSSPVEA